From Pelagibacterium flavum:
TGCCCATGGCCATACCGTCCGAAATGGTGGGGACGCCAAAAATTTGGGGGTTGGCTCCTTCTTGCTTGATGGCTGCTGCCGCTGCATCAACAAGGCTCTGAAGGCCCGCATTGCACGGGGTGATCGTGGAATGGCCATTGGCAATGCCAACAATAGGTTGATCGAAATCTTTCTCCTCATAGCCCAGAGCATAAAACATGGCTCGGTTGGGTGAACGCGCGATGCCGTGGGTGATATGACGGGAGCGATCATTATGGGCCATTGGGTCCTCCTTGGCAGACTGTGAGACACCTTGATGGTGAGGTAACGGTGAGCTTTCTGGTTTGGTTCGACAGCGCGGACAGTGCGAGCCCGTGTTGGTCCAGACCGCGGGCCGATCTGACCGAGGGCCGAGCGCCCAATCGCCGCTTAACCCGCTAGCGTCATATCGATGTCGCGCTGCTTGTTAAGCAGCACTGAATGGGTGGAACGAAACACCCACCCGGCACAGTTGCACAAAGCACATGGCAAAAATGGCAACCCTCGATCCACCAGGGTTGGCCATCTCAAGCGGCTGCAGCGCGGGCAATTTCCATCCGCCAGCAAAAAAGAGTGGCGTGAGGGCCCACGGGCGGGCCTGACCAGAGGGCGCGGGCTGGGCAAAATTGTAACGCCCCTCCACGTTCATCAGCCCAGTCGCAGCCAGCACACGGCAGTTGGCTGGCCGAAAGTGTGGTCTTGATCCCACCCTGGCCAGAGCAATTCACTGCTCGCCCGCCATGGATGCCCGCCCCGAAAAGGATGCACGCACTTCCCAATCGCGCTGTTTTTTGCCCGAAGGTAGCGAACCGAGTGGATCGGGCACGGGCATGACAACGCCACAACCCTCAACCCCTATTTATCAGTCGGGTCCAGCGTCCTTGGTCGAGATCAGAACTCGTTCCAATCGCTATCGATGGCGGCGTTACCCAAAGAGAGATGGGCGGCCGCCGCGTGTTTTCCATTGTGCTGGAGACCGTGCTTGTCGGTAGCGATGGGCCTGACCCGATCGGCACTGGCAACAGCAGGGGCCGGCTTGTGCGACTGGCTGGTCGCGGTCGCACCCTGGATACGGAAGATCTCCACGATCCGGTCGAGCGCAATTGCCTGCTCCTCGGTCTGGGCGATTGCGGCGTTGGTCTGTTCAACAAGTGCGGCGTTGTGCTGGGTCATCTCGTCCAACTGACGCACCGCGGCGTTGACCTCCTCGATCGAGGCGGCCTGCTCGCGGCTGTCACTGGCAATGGTCTGCATCTGCCCGGTGTTGGCCCGCGCTGCCGCGAGCATGGCCACAAGCTTTTCTGCCGCCTGCGCCACAAGACGTCTGCCGCCATCGACCTCATTGGCCGATTGCTCAATAAGCGTCTTGACCTCCGAGGAGGCTACCGCCGCCGACTGCGCCAGCCGCCGCACCTCGACAGCCACCACCGAAAATCCCTTGCCCGCTTCCCCGGCCCGCGCCGCTTCCACAGACGCATTTAGCGCCAAAAGATTGGTCTGGAAGGCAATGTCGTCGATAAGCTTGATGATGTCGGACACCTTGGCCGAGGATGTGGTAATCCGCTCCATGGCCGAGGTCGCCTCTTCCATCACCTGCCCACCCTCTTCAGCCGACTGGGTGACCGTGGCTGCGGTCTTTGAGGCTTCCAGGGCCCGCTTGGCGTTTTCCAGAACCGTCGCTGCCAGCTGCTCCATGGCCGCCGAAGTCTCCTCGATGGTCGAAGCCTGGCGCGTGGTGCGTTCGGACAGGTCATCGGCGCCCGACAGGATCTCCCCGGTCGCAATCTTTAGGTTCCTTGACGTGTCGCGCAATTGCGCCACCATATCGCTTAGACTTTGCGCAGTGCGGTTAAAGTCAGCTTTGAGCTCATGCCACTTGCTCGGCATATCTTGGGTGACACGATGGCAAAGATCTCCTGCCGCAAGCGCCGACAGACCCTGCGCCAAGACCGTAGCGGCCACTTGATCGGCTTGAGCCTCGCGCTCCTTTTCCTGGTGCGCTGTGGCCCGCTCTTGTTCGGCAGCCATCCGATCGGCGTCGTGACGCTGCCGGGCTTGGGTGGCTTGGGCTTCTGCGGCGCGTTTCTCGATCCCGGCTTGCTTGAAAACTAATACCGCCCGTGCCATGTCGCCGAGTTCGTTTTTTCCATCGGTGGCTGGGACCTCAACGCTGTCGTTACCCGCGGCAAGTTCGCTCATGGCGTTTGTCAGCGCATTGACGGGCCCGGTCACGGACCGGGTAATGGCAAAGGCCGCCCCACCCATGATGGCGACACCTGCCAACAACGCCGCGCCGAGTACTTTTACGTTGTCCCAGAACATATTGGTCAGATCGTCGATATAGACCCCTGTCCCTACGACCCAGCCCCACTCTGTGCCCTGAACGTGGGAAAGTTTGGGTTGAGCCAGATCACTGCCCGGCTTGGGCCACAGGTAATCGACAAAGCCGGAGCCGCTCGCTTGGACGGTCTTGACGAACTCGACAAACAACAGCTTGCCCTCAGGGTCCGCGTTGTTTGAGAGATCTTGTCCATTAAGCTCGGGCTTGAACGGATGCATTACCATCGTGGGGCCCATGTCATTGATCCAGAAATACTCGGTTCCGCTGTAGCGCATGGCTGCAATGGCAGCGATTGCCCGCTCTTGTGCCTCCGGCACGGTCAACTCCCCGGCCCCGGCGCGCGCTGCGTAAGCTTCAACCACCGCGGTTGCACTGTCGGTCAAGACCGACAGCATTGCCTTGCGATTTTCCACCATTCGCTGCTGAGTATTGTGCAGCGAGAAAACGGTGCCCGCGATCATCATGGCCAGCGCTAGCGCGCCCATGATCAACAGCTTTGTGGATATGCGCATGGCCATGATGAGATCCTTTGATATCTGCTCTTTGATGTTGTCCAACAGATGGAGTAAACAATGCACTAAGCAGATCAGCCGACAGTCCTGAAACCGCGAGACAAGCCCCGGTCCGCGCTGTAGAAATACGTATCGACACAGTGTCGCAGGGCTTTTGACTCGAAGTTGGTGGAAATCAGCTGGTTATCGATTGCCTCAAGGCCTTGGTTGCAGGCGGGTGGCGAAAATAAGCCGGTGTCTCTAATCTGGGCCATGGCGTGATCTCGTGCCGATGCTAGACCCCGGCTGGGTGGTTTTGAGATCACACCGAGATTGCACCCTTAAACCTTAACCGGCCCGCTCGATACGGCCGGTTTTTCGTTTGTGTTTGTGCCAGCTCAAAGTTCGATTGGCACGGGCTGGGTATTGAGAGGGCGAACATAACGTTCACCAAAACTCATGGAGACAAAAATGATCAGGACCGCTCTTACCGCCTTGATGCTCACGGTCGGGCTTGCTGGCGCCCCAGCATGGGCCGCCGATCACGAGGTTCAGATGCTCAATCGCGGTGATGCGGGGCCAATGGTGTTTGAGCCTGCTGGCATCAAGATCGAGCCCGGTGACACGGTAACCTTCGTGGCCACTGACCCCGGACATAATGCCGAGACCATCGCGGGCATGTTCCCCCAAGGGGCTGAAGCCTTCCGCACCACGATCGGGGAAACAGTCACCGTCACCTTCGATGTCGAAGGGGTTTATGGCATCAAATGCACGCCTCACTACGCCATGGGCATGGTGGCCTTGATCCAGGTTGGGGACGCGCCCGAAAATCTCGAGCAGGCAAAAGCAACCACGCTTCCTCCCAAGGCAAAGGAGCGATTTGAAGCAGCTTACCAAGAACTGGGGCTCTAGCTTCAAAAAAGGGGGCGCACAAATTACTGCCGCCCCCTTCTTAGCAAGGATGATCGATGCCCGAATTTGCGCTCGCACTCACACTATTTGTCCTGTCCCACCTCGTCCCATCGCTCCCAGGGGTGCGCGCGCGCATCATCGCCATAATCGGCCGCAAAGCCTATCTGATCGGCTACGCAACCCTGTCGGTTGTCCTTCTCGCTTGGGTCTTGCTTGCAGCCGTTTCTGCTCCCGTGTCGGTGTTGTGGATGCCAGCTGGCTGGCAGGCATGGATCACGCTGGTTGTTTCTCCCATCGCACTGTTTCTCATCATAGCCGGACTGATTTCACCCAACCCACTCTCTTTAAGCGCGCGGCGAAGTCAGCTTGGTGAGGCTGGTGCCGTAGTAACAATCACGCGCCACCCCGTGTTCTGGGGATTTGCCCTGTGGAGTGCATCTCATATTCCCCCCAACGGTGATTTGCGGTCACTTCTTCTATTTGGTAGCCTGACCATTCTGGCCGTCTCGGGTTTCTGGCTGTCCGATAAACGAGCACGCAGGGCGCTGGAAGGCCAGTGGCAGGCGCTAGCGCGAACCACTTCGATCATCCCGTTTCTTGCTGTCATTTTGGGACGTACCCGCTTGCGGTGGGACAGCTGGCTCACTCTCGCCCTGTTGCTTGCAATCGCTTTGACATCCTGGCTTGTCCTGGGAGGCCACGCCGCTCTGTTTAGTGCCGATCCAATCAGCGCCACGCGGTATTAGTCGGCTAGCCCTTTTTTTAAAGCCGCGCGGATCATTAGACCAAACCCCTCAACCATATCGTCATAGCTCCAAGCCCATTGATGACCCGCACGTGTGAAACGGTCCAGCCAGTCACCGGGCGGATCTGCCAGGAGCATATAAGCAACGCCACCGCTCCCAAGGCTCTCCACGATATCTTCAACAGCTGCAACCGCAGTGGCGGTATCATGCTTGCTCAGATCGACAAGTCTTGTTGGATCTGGCCAGATCGCAACGTCATCGGCCAGCGGCGAGACACTCAAATTGCGGCGCGGCTGTGGTGTGAAAGTAACCTGCCAACTCCCGTCCGAGACACGCTCTGATCGGCTTTCAAATCCCTTGCGCGACATAACATCCAACAAAGGCACGGGCTTGAATGGTGCTATGAGTACCAAGCTCTGTTGAGGCAATAGCTCCCCGACTACCTGCATAATTTTTGCAAAAGGATCCTGGCCGCTTGCCAGTAGCGGACGGACATCCAGTTTTAAATCACTAGCCACGACAAACGTCCTCCAAATCTAACACCTGTTTTGTGCGCAAACACGCCTTGCTTCTTTTTTCCAGATCAACTTTCCTATCCATTGTGCCGTGCTAGGAATTTGATCAAGGAACCGGCGGCTAGGGCAAAAGTTTCCCAAAGGTTACCTTCAACAACATGGAGAACGCTTGAAATGAAAGTCAAATCAGACCCCACCGATCGCCCCGATGATCACGTGGCATCCAAGCTTTTAGACCGGCGGTCTCTGTTAGCGGGATCAGCCGGGCTGGGACTGGGCGCCCTTCTCGGTGCGCCTCCGGCCCTTGCCCAGCACAACCACAGGATGGTGGTCGCAGACCACGACCACGCAGGCCCGATGAGCGATCGCGTCTATTCGGTCAATCCGGTGCATCCAGACATGGCCGATATTGCCGAAAACCCCGCCAATGTGCCCCCTCCGATCGAGCGCACTGAGCCGGCCACGATTGACGTCGAACTCGAGACTATCGAAGTCGAAGCTCACCTTTCTCACAACAGCACGTTCCGCTACTGGACATTTAATGGGACCGTGCCCGGCCCCTTCATCCGGGCGCGCGTCGGGGACACAATCAACGTGACGCTCAAGAATCATCCCGACAGTTGGATGATGCACAACGTCGATTTCCACGCCGCGACCGGCCCGGGTGGCGGCGCTGAGGCGACATCGGCAGCACCTGGCGAGGAAAAGAGTTTCAGCTTCAAGGCCCTCAATCCGGGCATATACGTCTATCACTGCGCTGTCCCGCCCGTGGCGCTGCACATCGCCAATGGCATGTATGGGCTCATCCTGATCGAACCCGAAGAAGGGCTGCCGCCAGTCGACAAGGAATTTTATGTCATGCAGGGCGAAATCTATACCAATGAGCCCTTTGGCACATCCGGACTGCTTACGGAAAGCTATGAAAAACTGCTCGATGAACGTCCAGAATACTTCGTGCTGAATGGCCACGTCGGAGCGCTTACCGATCATTACCCGATGCGCGCAAATGTCGGTGAGACCGTTCGCATCTACTATGGCGTGGGCGGCCCCAATTACGCATCCAATTTCCATATCATCGGGGAAATTTTCGACAAGGTCTACCTCTATGGTTCGCTGGTCAGCCCCCCGCTCGAAAGCGTGCAGACAGTGATGGTCCCAGCCGGCGGTGCTGTCGCCGTGGAACTTAAATGCGAAGTCCCGGGCCGCTACGTGCTGGTCGATCACGCCCTGTCACGGGTTGAGCGTGGACTTGCTGGCTATCTTCTCGTGGAAGGCGATGCCGCGCCAGACATCTTCGATGCGCCCGAAGAAGCCGAATAAGAACGCGTTGGGGCGGCCATCGGGCCGCCCCAAAAGTTCAACCGCTCACGCTGACCCGACACTTTAAGAGGAAGAGCAGAATGGCGCTTTCCCATGTTGAACCCGGACACTCGCGAAACCTGCTTGGCGACCCTCAGACCACCAGGTCGTCCGCGCTGGTTAAAACCGATGCCTTCGAGGCAATCAAACTCATCGTTCCTCAGGGCCGCTTGATAGCCCCCCATGCTGTTGAGGGCCCAATGACCCTTTATTGTATTTCGGGCCGTATAGCGCTCATCGTCGACGAAAAAGAGGTGGAAATGAAAACCGGCGACTGGCTCTACCTTGAAGGTGGAAAAACGCACGCGGTCCGCGGGATCGAGGACGCCAAATTGATCCTGACGATCATGTATGTTGAAAAATAATGCTAATGGACTTCTACAACGCCCGGGGCTCCTGGACCAAGTCCACCGAGAATTTCTCGTTCACGCACTTGCGGACGTATTCGGCCAGTAACGCCACATCTTGCTGACGAGCACCACCATGATTGATAAGCACCAAGCCATGATCGGCACTGATGCCGGCCCCGCCCCTTCGCATGCCCTTGAGCCCGCACTGCTCGATCAGCCATCCTGCCGACAGCTTGACCCGACCGTCCGGCGTCGGGTGAACGGGTATAGTGGGAAAGTGATTTTGCAGTCGAAGCGCATGGGTTTGCGCTACCACCGGATTGTGGAAAAAAGAGCCAGCATTGCCTATCTGCCGCCAATCGGGCAACTTGCGTTCACGCAAGCTCACCACCGCGTCCTTGATTTGGTCCGGAGTGCCCTGCTCGAGACCCTCAAGCCCACTGTAGCCAACACGCGGCTGCCATTCGCGCGGCAATCTCAACGTCACCTCAACGATAATGAAACGCCCAGGCTCTCTCTTGAAAATGCTGTCTCTGTAGTCAAACCGACACGCCGGACCGTCGAATTCGCAGAACTCAAGTGTGGCAGTATCCAGGGCAACCAAAGACTCGAAAAACTCGGCAAGTTCGACCCCATATGCCCCTATATTTTGCACCGGCCCAGCGCCAACCGACCCAGGAATACCCGCAAGATTTTCAAGTCCGGGCATGTTTTGGGTCAGGGTCCATTCGACCAGCCCATGCCAGGATACCCCAGCCCCGACAGTGACAAAATCGGCCACCCGGGTCCTATCGGTGATCTCACAACCTCCGATCCTCATCAACAAGACGAACGCTTCGATGCGTTCGCTCAAAACGACATTGCTCCCCTCCCCCAGCACGTGAAGGGCAAGTTCATTTCCTCGCGCGTGACGCACAGCATCGATCACGTCAGCCCGACTGTATGCAACCGCACCCAGGCGCGCATAAGACGTAAGGCCGAACGTATTGTGCATGGAAAGTTCAAAATGGCTTATGGGCAGCATCGACTCACACGAGGATGGGAACAGCGGGATGTGGCAAGTCGCCACACGCGCCCGCGACATGAAGTGGACGGTATAGCAGCAGTAGGTAGTATGATAAATCGGACTGTTGACGGACTTTTCCTCCTCGCTATGGTTGGTTTGGGGCCCGTTGATCTATTCCTGGGGGAGAGTTGATTTATGCTAGCGCAACTCACAAGAGCGGAACGTCACAGCTGTATCGCTTTGGTTCTGGTGGTGCTCGGATTGGGCGCTACATTAACGATTGCTGGACTGCGTGATCCGCTCGGCACCCATGGCCTGCTCATCGTAGCCCTCTGCCTGGGCGCGCTGGTCTATCTGGTAAAGGGGTACGATTTGCCCCAGCCGACCGAGGATCGCACAAACGCCTATTATGATGATCCAACCCGGGTCGGGATAGCCCTGACGATGGCATGGGCAATCTTTGGGATGTTCATGGGGGTCTGGGTCGCCGCTCAGTTGGCCTGGCCCGAACTCGAATTCGGGGCTGCCTGGTCCGGCTTTGGACGGCTGCGACCAGCCCATACGACCGGCGTGATCTTTGGGTTTGGCGGCAACGCGCTCATTGCAACATCGTTTCATGTGGTGCAGCGCACCTCGCGCGCGCGCCTTGCAGGTCAGGTCCTGCCCTGGTTTGTTCTTTTCGGTTACAACCTGTTCTGCATCCTCGGGGTCACCGGTTATTTCATGGGCATCACCCAGTCCAAAGAATACGCCGAGCCCGAGTGGTATGCCGATCTTTGGTTGGTGGTGGTCTGGGTCGCCTACTTCGTTTTGTTTCTCAAAACGCTCGCCCGGCGCAAGGAACCTCATATCTACGTCGCCAACTGGTATTATTTGGCTTTCATTGTCGTTGTGGCCATGCTCCATATCGTCAACAATCTCGCCGTGCCGGTTTCGTTGGGCAGCGCCAAGAGCTACGTGGTCTGGGCGGGGGTCCAGGATGCCATGGTCCAATGGTGGTATGGGCACAATGCAGTTGCATTTTTCCTCACCGCCGGATTCCTGGCGATGATGTATTACTATCTGCCCAAGCGGGCCAATCGTCCGATCTTTTCCTATCGGCTTTCAATTCTCAGCTTCTGGGGCATAACCTTCTTTTATATGTGGGCCGGCTCCCACCACCTTCACTACACCGCCCTGCCCCATTGGGTGCAAACACTGGGCATGACATTTTCCGTCATGTTGCTGGTGCCCTCCTGGGCCTCGGCCGGCAATGCATTGATGACGTTGCGCGGTGCCTGGCACAAGGTCAGAGATGACGCGACTCTAAGGTTCATGGTCGTTGCCGCAATTTTTTACGGCCTTTCCACTTTCGAGGGCTCGTTCATGGCCATCCGGCCCGTCAACTCCCTCTCCCACTACACCGACTGGACGGTGGGACACGTGCATGCGGGCGCACTGGGATGGGTGGCTCTCATCACCTTCGGAGCGCTTTATACGGTGGTTCCTTCGCTCTGGAATCGCGCGGGCATGTTCTCCAACAAACTGGTCGAGCTGCATTTCTGGCTCTCGCTGGCCGGAACCCTGATCTATGTGTTTGCAATGTGGAACTCAGGCATTGTCCAGGGCCTGATGTGGCGCACCTATACCGAGGGTAACACTTTGGCCTATTCCTTCGTCGACACGCTGGTGGCCATGTACCCCTATTATATTGCGCGTGCCTTCGGAGGGCTGCTGTTTCTGATCGGAGCAATCGTTGCCGCCTACAACATTTACATGACGGTAAAGAAGGGCCCGGCCATGGTCGAGCAGGCCGATGACACCCCCTTGGGCACACTGCAACACCAGACAAATCCGGCGGAGTAAGAGACGTGGCAGAACTGTTTCACCGGAAAATCGAGCGTACTGCCATCGGATTTGTCCTGGCGATTATCGCGGCCGCAAGTGTGGGGGGGATCGTCGAGATCGTCCCGCTTTTTACCATCGATGAGACTGTGGAAGATGTTCCCGACATGCGGCTGTATACGCCGCTCGAATTGGCAGGGCGCGACATCTATGTTCGAGAGGGATGTTATGCATGCCACTCCCAGATGGTGCGCACCCTGGTCGATGAGGTCGACCGCTACGGCCCCTATTCGCTTGCCGTTGAGTCGCAATACGACCATCCAATGCAGTGGGGGTCCAAGAGGACCGGACCCGACCTCGCCCGCGTCGGCGGCAAATATTCCGACATCTGGCACGTGGCGCACCTGATCAATCCGCGACAGGTAACCCCCGAGTCGAACATGCCTGCCTATCCATGGCTCATGGAGACCGAGCTTGACGTCTATGAGCTGGCCGGCCGACTGAATGCCCAGCGGATGGTCGGCGTGCCCTATACCCAGGAAATGGTCGAGAACGCAGCCACCGATGCCATTGCCCAGGCCGACCCTGAGAGTTCATTTGGAACCGGGCTCGCTGCACGTTACGGCGAAGAAACTCAGGTGAGCTTGTTTGACGGTGTAACAGGAACAGTCACCGAGATGGATGCATTGGTTGCTTATCTGCAGATTCTGGGTCTGCTGACCAATGCGGCCTATGAGCAGAGCCCGGACATGCAGGAGGCGCCCGATGTTGCGGGTGAAGACGCTTCGCAATTGATCTCCCCATCGGTCGAGGAGTGAGGATATGGAGTTTGACCACAGCACGCTCGTTGCCTTTTCCAAGAGCTGGGGCCTGTTCTACCTCATCGCCATGGCCATAGGTGTGATGATTTATACCTTCTGGCCGCGAAATAAGGACAAGTTCCATCGCGCCAAACACAGCATACTCGACAAGGACGACCGGCCATGAGCGAGAAGGAGCGCGACGAGGTCACAGGGGAACAGACCACCGGGCATGAATGGAACGGGATCAAGGAACTCGACACGCCCGTGCCGCGCGGCATTTTGATCTTTGTCATTGTGACCCACGTCTTTGCGGTGATCTGGTGGGTGCTGATGCCAGCTTTTCCGCTCGGTTGGACCTACACACCCGGTGTGCTGGGCATCAATCAGGTAAACAGTGCCAATGAAGCCATCACCGAGATTCAGTCGTCACGCGAAGCCTGGAGCACGGCCGTTTTGGAGTTGCCGGAAGACGAGATCCTGGCGGATGCAGCCTTGATGGAACAGGTCACTGGCGCCGGCCATCAGTTGTTTGGGGACAATTGCGCAGCCTGTCATGGCAGGGATGCCGAAGGCGGCGTGGGTTATCCTGACCTGACCGATAACGACTGGATATGGGGTGACGGCAGCGTAACTGCGATTGCCGATACATTGCGCATCGGCATCAACGCCCAGCATGTCGACACCCGGTTTGCGCAAATGCCGGCCTTTGGTGCCCAACAGATGCTGTCGCGGCCCGAAGTGATAAACGTGGCGCGCTATGTCTACTCGCTGAGCAATCCAGACTATTCCACAGCGGAAAATCTCGAGAGCCTTCAGGCCGGACGCGAGAGCTTTGCAACCAATTGTGCGGGATGCCACGGGGAAGACGCCACGGGCTTTCCTGAGGCCGGCGCGCCCAACCTTGCCGATGGCACCTGGATTTATGGTGGTGAGCTTACCGACATCATTGCGTCCGTGCACGGTGGACGCGTTGGCCATATGCCGTCCTGGGAAGAACGGCTGACCCCAGCCCAGATCCGCACGCTGGCTCTTTACGTGTATTCCTTAGCCAATCAGGTGCCCTGATCATGGGAGACGGCACACCTGCACCAAAGCGAATTCGCACAAGGACATATGTGATCCTGGGAATCGGTATTGCAACGGCGCTGTTCGTGGGCGCCAACGCCCACCTTGTCTTTGTCGCCTTCAGTTCGCAACCTGCATGTGTCGATCACGTCAAGGTCGGCGAGTCCGGGGCCGGGCAGCTCAGTGCTGCCAAGTCGTCATGTTAGTTCTGGAGGGCACCAATGAGTGAAAGCGAAGAACACTACTGGCTGCTAAGTAGACCATCCGGCATTGAAGAGACTCGCAATCCGCACCTGCAGCGCCACTTGCCGCCCTCTCGCGTCTTTTCATGGATAAGATCTGGAGCGCGCGACCTCACCGCCAATCCACTCTCCAGTCTGGTCTACGGGCTTTTGGTCGCGGTCCTTTCCGGGCTTCTCATTTACACGTTTTTCGAATTCAATCTCGACTATGTCCTGTTTCCTGCCCTTTCAGGCTTCATGATCGTTGCGCCATTGGTGGCCATGGGCCTTTATCAAAAGAGTGCCAAACTGGCACAGGGCGAGCGTGTGCGGCTTTCCGACATGTTGGCCGTCAAGGCGCATTCGGGCGGTCAAATGCTGTTTGTGGGGCTCCTGCTTACGCTGCTGGCGCTCATCTGGCTGCGGGCTGCAGTGCTGGTCTACGCCCTGTTTTTCGGCTATCGGGCATTCCCGGGCGCTGACGAATTCATACCACTCATCATCGGCACCCCCGCCGGATGGGGAATGCTGGCCACGGGCATTGTCGTGGGCGGGCTTTTCGCAGCGCTCGGCTTCGCCGTGAGCGCCTTTTCCATTCCCATGCTGCTCGACAGGCGCACAGACGCGCTTTCGGCAATGGGCACCAGCATGGCACTCGTTTGGAACAACCTCCCGGTAATGGTTGCCTGGGGGGCCGTCGTCCTGGTTATGGTCGGCATATCGATCGCGACTTTCCTGTTGGGGCTCATCATCATTTTTCCCCTTCTTGGCCATGCGACTTGGCATGCCTATAGGGATATGATGCCCGAAGGATAAAGGAGCCAAAAATGGACGCTCCGGCTGCACCGCTCGAGCTCGGCAATACGCAAACTGGCAGCGCCCGCGATCTGCTATTCGCAAGTCAGAGTTTGGGAAGCGGACGCTTCCGAACCAGCCTGTCGGTGCCCGGCATGCATTGCGGGGGATGCATGAGCAAAGTGGAAAAGACACTCTCAGCGCTACCCGACGTCGAGATGGCGCGCGCCAATCTGTCCACCAAGCGTGCGACAGTCGAGTGGAAGAGTGCGACGGTGCCGCCTCTGCTCGAGGCACTGGAAACCATCGGTTTTGATGCGCATCTGGTCGATAACGGACCACGTGCCGATCCCCATTATTACCGGCTCATTAGAGCTCTGGCCGTCGCTGGGTTTGCGGCTGCCAACATCATGATGCTTTCTGTCGCCGTCTGGGCCGGTGCCGATGCCGCCACGCGCGAGCTGTTTCATTGGCTTTCGGCGGCGATTGCCATGCCGACTCTGCTCTTTTCAGGTCGCGTGTTTTTTTCGTCGGCGCGCAACGCGTTAAGGCATGGGCGCTCAAACATGGACGTCCCGATATCTGTAGGGGTAATTCTTGCCTTTGGCTTGAGTCTTTACGAGACTGTCGTGGGCGGTGAGCACGCCTATTTCGATGCCTCGGTTACACTGCTGTTTTTTCTTCTTGTTGGCCGAACGCTCGATCATGCCATGCGCGAGCGGGCACGCAGCGCCGTCAAGGGCCTGGCCAGTTTGACGCCCCGCGGTGCCAGTGTGGTGCAAGAAGATGGCAGGTACGCCTATTGTCCTGTTTCCGAAATTGTCCCCGGCATGACGCTCGCACTGGCTGCGGGCGAGCGCCTGCCGGTTGATGGCACTGTCATGTCCGGAACCTCGCTGTTCGACTGCGCAATGGTCACAGGAGAAGGTCTGCCAGTTTCTGTGGGGCCAGGGGATCAGGTGCGCGCGGGGACCCTTAATCTCCAGGCGCCTTTGCACATAAAGGTTCTTGCTGCGGCAAAAGATTCATTTCTTTCCGAGATGATGCGGCTGGTCGAATTGGCAGAGAACGGTCGCAACAGGTATCGTCGACTGGCTGACCGCGTCTCGGAACTCTATTCACCTATCGTGCACCTGGCAGCTTTGCTCACGGGCCTGGTATGGCTGATG
This genomic window contains:
- a CDS encoding methyl-accepting chemotaxis protein; this encodes MAMRISTKLLIMGALALAMMIAGTVFSLHNTQQRMVENRKAMLSVLTDSATAVVEAYAARAGAGELTVPEAQERAIAAIAAMRYSGTEYFWINDMGPTMVMHPFKPELNGQDLSNNADPEGKLLFVEFVKTVQASGSGFVDYLWPKPGSDLAQPKLSHVQGTEWGWVVGTGVYIDDLTNMFWDNVKVLGAALLAGVAIMGGAAFAITRSVTGPVNALTNAMSELAAGNDSVEVPATDGKNELGDMARAVLVFKQAGIEKRAAEAQATQARQRHDADRMAAEQERATAHQEKEREAQADQVAATVLAQGLSALAAGDLCHRVTQDMPSKWHELKADFNRTAQSLSDMVAQLRDTSRNLKIATGEILSGADDLSERTTRQASTIEETSAAMEQLAATVLENAKRALEASKTAATVTQSAEEGGQVMEEATSAMERITTSSAKVSDIIKLIDDIAFQTNLLALNASVEAARAGEAGKGFSVVAVEVRRLAQSAAVASSEVKTLIEQSANEVDGGRRLVAQAAEKLVAMLAAARANTGQMQTIASDSREQAASIEEVNAAVRQLDEMTQHNAALVEQTNAAIAQTEEQAIALDRIVEIFRIQGATATSQSHKPAPAVASADRVRPIATDKHGLQHNGKHAAAAHLSLGNAAIDSDWNEF
- a CDS encoding pseudoazurin; the protein is MIRTALTALMLTVGLAGAPAWAADHEVQMLNRGDAGPMVFEPAGIKIEPGDTVTFVATDPGHNAETIAGMFPQGAEAFRTTIGETVTVTFDVEGVYGIKCTPHYAMGMVALIQVGDAPENLEQAKATTLPPKAKERFEAAYQELGL
- a CDS encoding NnrU family protein, which translates into the protein MPEFALALTLFVLSHLVPSLPGVRARIIAIIGRKAYLIGYATLSVVLLAWVLLAAVSAPVSVLWMPAGWQAWITLVVSPIALFLIIAGLISPNPLSLSARRSQLGEAGAVVTITRHPVFWGFALWSASHIPPNGDLRSLLLFGSLTILAVSGFWLSDKRARRALEGQWQALARTTSIIPFLAVILGRTRLRWDSWLTLALLLAIALTSWLVLGGHAALFSADPISATRY
- a CDS encoding DUF2249 domain-containing protein, which translates into the protein MASDLKLDVRPLLASGQDPFAKIMQVVGELLPQQSLVLIAPFKPVPLLDVMSRKGFESRSERVSDGSWQVTFTPQPRRNLSVSPLADDVAIWPDPTRLVDLSKHDTATAVAAVEDIVESLGSGGVAYMLLADPPGDWLDRFTRAGHQWAWSYDDMVEGFGLMIRAALKKGLAD
- the nirK gene encoding copper-containing nitrite reductase, whose protein sequence is MKVKSDPTDRPDDHVASKLLDRRSLLAGSAGLGLGALLGAPPALAQHNHRMVVADHDHAGPMSDRVYSVNPVHPDMADIAENPANVPPPIERTEPATIDVELETIEVEAHLSHNSTFRYWTFNGTVPGPFIRARVGDTINVTLKNHPDSWMMHNVDFHAATGPGGGAEATSAAPGEEKSFSFKALNPGIYVYHCAVPPVALHIANGMYGLILIEPEEGLPPVDKEFYVMQGEIYTNEPFGTSGLLTESYEKLLDERPEYFVLNGHVGALTDHYPMRANVGETVRIYYGVGGPNYASNFHIIGEIFDKVYLYGSLVSPPLESVQTVMVPAGGAVAVELKCEVPGRYVLVDHALSRVERGLAGYLLVEGDAAPDIFDAPEEAE
- a CDS encoding cupin domain-containing protein, with protein sequence MALSHVEPGHSRNLLGDPQTTRSSALVKTDAFEAIKLIVPQGRLIAPHAVEGPMTLYCISGRIALIVDEKEVEMKTGDWLYLEGGKTHAVRGIEDAKLILTIMYVEK
- the murB gene encoding UDP-N-acetylmuramate dehydrogenase, with product MSRARVATCHIPLFPSSCESMLPISHFELSMHNTFGLTSYARLGAVAYSRADVIDAVRHARGNELALHVLGEGSNVVLSERIEAFVLLMRIGGCEITDRTRVADFVTVGAGVSWHGLVEWTLTQNMPGLENLAGIPGSVGAGPVQNIGAYGVELAEFFESLVALDTATLEFCEFDGPACRFDYRDSIFKREPGRFIIVEVTLRLPREWQPRVGYSGLEGLEQGTPDQIKDAVVSLRERKLPDWRQIGNAGSFFHNPVVAQTHALRLQNHFPTIPVHPTPDGRVKLSAGWLIEQCGLKGMRRGGAGISADHGLVLINHGGARQQDVALLAEYVRKCVNEKFSVDLVQEPRAL